The following are encoded in a window of Colletotrichum lupini chromosome 3, complete sequence genomic DNA:
- a CDS encoding protein phosphatase type 1 complex subunit Hex2/Reg1, producing the protein MAVVLSSEENTYFSSSNLRRSHSQPKFVTKQASFHSAPAPSHISDVFADAKVYPDSAPSSAPSSPRTIHAESTDLSCSSTPASNVSIASDCDDTLELAVHANDHFVIPHYGESGYFDQVEDLEAPTSPRTGDSYTVSPVDNDTEGNTSRPNTPEFILDVEHAEDDTAVRAQPSRHVDYLSHNWKEEDIWSSWKFIVSRRSEYSNAARLENASWRTWMKAKNHLKTVSPETLNWLKDCDVTWLYGPLQTGPNTLNPITTDPNSARLTKNNSFVNKKPILKKRSMSEVMLQRSLSASSLLKQAAAAVQAQEKDGRRRLARPTLERATTDYVTFPFSSRRLSRESSNLCPSSTSSGIISPCSEKKHIHFNEQVSQCIAVDIKGDDDDDDADTERYDNSDSDEGAIMMKRSRTKKKAPLLRRKSSKASAAAEGKTIAMLPSTTLKYREDTPEPQETAMKHSTSYRSPIMSPSSSQETLRPSKGSGKFFFDDDDDEEEEAVSMGWQSPTKPDDKSTGLQRSSSTNSLNAEPAGMRRTSSGMFMPYEEGESSSNEGIIGRVIDTVNTARDIAHVIWNVGWRK; encoded by the exons ATGGCAGTCGTTTTATCTTCAGAGGAGAATACCTACTTCTCCTCGTCTAACCTGCGACGTTCGCACTCACAACCAAAGTTCGTCACAAAACAAGCGAGCTTCCACTCTGCTCCCGCCCCTAGCCATATCAGCGACGTTTTTGCGGACGCCAAGGTGTATCCCGACTCAGCACCGTCTTCTGCCCCCTCATCTCCCAGGACCATTCACGCCGAGTCTACCGACCTCTCTTGCTCCTCAACACCAGCCAGCAATGTCTCCATTGCATCCGACTGCGACGACACGTTGGAACTTGCGGTGCACGCCAACGACCACTTTGTCATCCCCCACTATGGAGAGTCTGGCTACTTTGACCAGGTTGAAGACCTTGAAGCACCAACAAGTCCCCGGACTGGAGACTCGTACACTGTCTCACCCGTCGACAACGACACCGAAGGAAACACGTCGAGGCCCAACACTCCAGAGTTCATTTTGGATGTAGAACACGCTGAGGACGATACCGCTGTCCGAGCACAACCCTCGCGTCACGTTGACTATCTCTCGCACAATTGGAAAGAGGAGGATATTTGGTCATCATGGAAGTTCATTGTGTCCCGAAGATCTGAATACAGCAACGCGGCTCGCTTAGAAAACGCATCTTGGAGGACCTGGATGAAGGCGAAGAACCACCTGAAAACCGTCTCCCCCGAGACCCTGAACTG GCTCAAGGACTGTGATGTCACCTGGCTTTATGGACCCTTGCAGACAGGTCCAAACACTTTGAACCCCATCACTACCGACCCCAACAGCGCTAGGCTTACTAAGAACAACTCGTTTGTAAACAAAAAGCCAATCCTCAAGAAGAGGAGTATGTCGGAAGTCATGCTGCAGAGGTCATTATCCGCGTCCTCTCTGCTAAAGCAAGCTGCCGCGGCAGTCCAGGCTCAAGAAAAGGACGGACGCAGACGTCTTGCTCGACCAACACTGGAGCGAGCCACTACAGACTACGTCACGTTTCCATTTTCATCGAGGAGGCTGAGCCGTGAGAGCTCCAATCTGTGCCCGTCAAGTACATCATCCGGCATCATCTCGCCGTGCAGTGAAAAGAAGCACATTCATTTCAACGAGCAGGTGTCTCAGTGTATCGCAGTTGATATCAAGggcgacgatgacgatgatgacgCCGACACCGAGCGCTACGACAACAGCGATTCTGACGAAGGAGCTATCATGATGAAGAGATCACGAACAAAGAAGAAGGCACCCTTGCTCAGAAGGAAGTCGTCCAAGGCTTCCGCAGCTGCTGAGGGCAAGACGATTGCGATGTTGCCATCAACCACTCTCAAGTATCGCGAAGATACTCCCGAGCCACAAGAAACAGCAATGAAGCACAGCACATCGTATAGAAGCCCCATTATGTCACCATCCTCTTCTCAAGAAACTCTCCGACCCTCCAAGGGCTCCGGCAAGTTTTTCTTtgatgacgatgacgatgaagaggaggaggccgTTTCCATGGGTTGGCAGTCACCGACAAAACCCGACGACAAGTCTACGGGCTTACAACGGTCATCGTCCACCAACAGTCTGAACGCCGAACCAGCTGGCATGCGTCGGACCTCGTCAGGTATGTTCATGCCATATGAAGAGGGGGAATCATCTTCCAACGAAGGAATCATCGGCCGGGTCATTGATACAGTTAATACAGCCCGGGATATTGCTCATGTCATTTGGAACGTGGGCTGGAGGAAGTAA
- a CDS encoding Rad17 cell cycle checkpoint protein, with translation MAPPAKRRRRNVVESDDEEDLPKTNTLTNFLLSSPSKSDTRGTTASPSPTKPQSRIPDKRRTTAAPAILQSRNGPANKNTKSPSTSPEKAKGKPTKRVKVEEKGRNGNLMTLFSKQASKSSARPAASSRTVPLDDIISDPISEDDDVAEQKASTSSIVGQNARKRFRDNTPVSSSAGLASSQRFLKPPRPNKPAALDDDLRPWSERFGPINLDELAVHKRKVSDVRKWLEDVLAGRMRQRLLILKGAAGSGKTTTMRLLARDMGYELLEWRNPTGALGAHLGYTSASAQFQEFLGRGGKFGQLDTDLMTEAPRPASTKSDLSGKIILVEEFPNTFSRSSTALTSFRNTLVEYLASNMPSLSNYGRRSANEPITPVVLVISETLLTTTSASADSFTAHRLLGPEILRHPGTRVIEFNAVAPTLLAKALELTVMKEARKSGRKRTPGPQVLKRLGEIGDIRSAISSLEFMCLKGDQDADWGAKVALSKQSKGAKAGISLTKGEEDTLELISQREASLGIFHAVGKVVYNKREEAPSTTNPAERLPSYLAHHSRPKPSEVSVDTLVDETGTDTQTFISALHENYMFSCENVPPFDASTPLDYVNGCIEYLSESDLLLPSWDSFFGGRGTSSFGKDSGSHVLRQDEIAFHVAVRGLLFSLPSPVKRKASTGAKGADAFKMFYPTSLKLWRTKEEFEGLVDVWSTKLMKGEESAPRKSLTEGASAFRRPKQADMGSWMANHQSKPKSTRETLSKTDGSATSAPLLSLGSSARREMLLERLPYMASIVRGRKSTLHSFKLKDLEKVVSFQGIGPQTGDDDEAEAEDAQEIDGVMTGDAWATDKPSEEASPRKKGSAFRHKGDGSVAGLAVQNLVISDDDIEDD, from the coding sequence ATGGCTCCGCCAGCCAAACGAAGAAGGCGCAATGTCGTCGAGTCGGACGATGAGGAAGACCTACCCAAGACGAATACGCTCACGAATTTCCTCCTTTCCTCACCCTCCAAATCAGATACGCGAGGCACGACTGCATCTCCCAGCCCAACTAAACCACAGAGTCGTATACCCGATAAGCGTCGAACCACCGCGGCGCCAGCTATACTCCAATCACGCAATGGTCCAGCGAACAAGAACACAAAGAGCCCGAGTACTAGCCCTGAGAAGGCGAAGGGCAAACCGACCAAGCGCGTCAAGGTGGAAGAGAAGGGCCGCAATGGGAACCTCATGACATTGTTCTCCAAGCAGGCATCAAAATCCAGCGCAAGGCCAGCTGCTTCGTCGAGGACGGTACCTCTCGACGACATAATAAGCGACCCGATATCCGAGGACGATGATGTTGCAGAGCAGAAAGCTAGCACCTCTAGCATTGTCGGGCAGAATGCACGAAAACGCTTTCGAGATAATACTCCTGTCTCGTCATCAGCAGGTCTGGCATCAAGCCAGAGGTTTCTCAAGCCTCCGCGCCCGAATAAACCGGCTGCTCTCGACGACGACTTGCGACCTTGGTCGGAACGCTTCGGGCCCATAAACTTGGACGAGCTGGCGGTACACAAGAGGAAGGTCTCGGACGTGAGGAAGTGGTTGGAAGATGTTCTTGCCGGACGAATGCGACAGCGGCTTCTGATTCTCAAAGGTGCTGCGGGTTCAGGAAAGACCACCACCATGCGACTTCTGGCTAGGGACATGGGCTACGAGCTCCTGGAGTGGAGGAATCCAACTGGTGCACTTGGCGCACATCTTGGGTACACATCAGCTTCCGCGCAGTTCCAGGAATTTCTGGGCAGAGGCGGGAAGTTTGGCCAGCTGGATACTGATCTGATGACCGAGGCACCACGTCCTGCAAGCACGAAATCCGACTTGTCAGGGAAGATCATCCTCGTGGAAGAGTTTCCCAACACTTTTTCAAGGTCTTCGACAGCCTTGACCTCCTTTCGAAACACCCTCGTGGAGTACTTGGCGTCGAACATGCCCTCGCTCTCAAATTACGGGCGGCGATCTGCCAATGAGCCCATCACGCCTGTCGTCTTGGTCATCTCAGAGACACTACTGACCACAACGTCAGCCTCGGCAGATAGCTTCACTGCCCACCGACTGCTTGGCCCCGAGATCTTGCGGCACCCTGGGACACGGGTCATCGAGTTCAATGCCGTTGCGCCTACCCTGCTCGCGAAAGCCCTGGAGTTGACCGTGATGAAAGAAGCACGCAAATCCGGGAGGAAGCGCACTCCAGGACCTCAAGTGCTGAAACGCCTGGGCGAGATAGGGGATATCCGCAGTGCAATCTCTTCTCTGGAATTCATGTGTTTGAAGGGTGATCAAGACGCGGATTGGGGAGCCAAGGTTGCCTTGAGCAAGCAGTCCAAGGGCGCCAAGGCGGGCATCTCTCTTacaaaaggagaagaagatacCTTGGAGCTCATTTCTCAGCGCGAGGCGAGTCTTGGTATTTTTCACGCGGTTGGAAAAGTGGTCTACAACAAGAGGGAGGAAGCGCCCTCAACGACGAACCCAGCTGAACGCTTACCGAGCTACCTCGCGCATCACTCCCGCCCGAAGCCATCGGAGGTATCGGTTGATACGTTGGTGGATGAAACCGGTACAGATACACAGACCTTCATCTCTGCTCTTCACGAGAACTACATGTTCTCCTGCGAGAATGTACCCCCCTTCGACGCGTCGACACCCCTGGATTACGTCAACGGATGTATAGAATACCTATCCGAGAGCGACTTGCTCCTCCCGTCATGGGACTCCTTCTTCGGCGGCAGAGGCACCTCGAGCTTTGGCAAGGACTCGGGAAGCCATGTCCTTCGGCAGGATGAGATTGCCTTCCACGTCGCCGTTCGTGGTTTGCTCTTCTCGTTACCGTCGCCCGTCAAGCGCAAAGCCTCGACCGGTGCAAAGGGTGCGGATGCCTTCAAGATGTTCTACCCGACGAGTCTCAAGCTGTGGCGGACAAAGGAGGAGTTTGAAGGCCTTGTTGACGTCTGGTCGACGAAGCTCATGAAGGGAGAAGAGAGCGCGCCGCGGAAGAGTCTTACGGAGGGCGCCAGCGCGTTTCGACGGCCCAAGCAGGCGGATATGGGTAGCTGGATGGCTAATCACCAGTCGAAGCCCAAGTCAACCCGGGAAACTTTGTCAAAGACGGACGGGAGCGCGACATCGGCACCGTTGCTTTCTCTCGGCAGCTCGGCTCGTAGGGAGATGCTACTCGAGCGCCTGCCGTACATGGCCTCCATTGTCCGCGGACGCAAGTCGACGCTGCACTCATTCAAGCTTAAGGATCTTGAAAAGGTTGTGTCGTTCCAGGGCATTGGTCCGCAGACGGGAGACGATGATGAAGCTGAGGCTGAGGACGCGCAGGAGATTGATGGTGTGATGACGGGTGACGCGTGGGCTACTGATAAGCCTTCGGAGGAGGCTTCACCTCGAAAGAAGGGGTCTGCGTTCCGGCATAAGGGCGACGGGTCTGTGGCTGGGTTGGCGGTGCAGAATTTGGTCATTAGTGATGACGATATTGAGGATGATTAA